TTTTCTGAAAGAGAGGAAAAAACAATGAAAATGTTGACGTTGCTTTTCGCAGTGACCTTTGCGTTGTTTTCTTTCGTACACGCTGTACAGGCAGGTCAGGAATCTGAGGTCGGAGAAAACGTGGGGGAAAGTCTGGTGAGACAACTGTGGGTTGATATGAAAACAAACAATATGGAGTCGATAGAAAAGAAAATGGGAGCGGGGTTTCAGTCAATTCATCAGGACGGCGCGCGTAACCGGGAGCAGGAATTGTCTCTTATTAGGGAACTGAACCTCGGGGAGTATATACTGAGCGAGTTCAAGGTAACTCAGAACGGGGAAGTTGTTATCGCAACATATTCTGTCTCCGTTGAGGAGACAATCGAAGGAAAACGCCTGTCAAAGAAACCTGCGCCAAGGCTCAGCGTCTTTTTGAAGACCGAAAGCGGGTGGCAATGGATAGCCCATGCAAATCTTAAAGCCCTGGAACAGTAAAAAAATGCGCTGTGAGGCGCGTGGTTTCATGGAGGAGCCGTGAAGAAAAAGCGGAAAACCGGTCACACTGAGAGCACTATCTACCTCTGCTCTCCCGTCAATGCGCTTGTTGAAGGCATCTATGAGGAAAACGTCAGGCTTGCCGAAGTCCTCAAGCATGGGGATTTTGGCCTTGGTACGTTTGATGATCTCGATGGGGAAATGGTTATACTTGACGGAAATATTTACCAGATTTTTTCTGATGGGCGTGTCGCAAGAGTTGACAAAAAAGCGTTTACCCCTTTTGCTGCGGTCACTTTTTATAACCCTTCACGCAATGGCGAGATTACGCGCGAATTGCCCTATGATGAATTCATGCAATGGATCAATGCGCTCTTCGTCTCGCCCAATCTGTTTTATGCAGTGAGGATCGAGGGAGAGTTCGCACATATCAGGGCGCGGTCGGTGCCAAAACAGGCGAATTATCATCCCTTTGTCGAAGTGTCTCATGAGCAGGTTGTCTTTGACTTCAGGAATATCGAAGGCACCCTGGCAGGGTTTTATACCCCTGCGTTTCTGTCATCGCTGAGTGTTCCCGGCTTACATCTGCACTTCCTTTCTTCGGACTTTCAGCATGGCGGTCACGTGCTCGAATGTGTCCCGCGCAA
The window above is part of the Nitrospirota bacterium genome. Proteins encoded here:
- a CDS encoding DUF4440 domain-containing protein, coding for MLTLLFAVTFALFSFVHAVQAGQESEVGENVGESLVRQLWVDMKTNNMESIEKKMGAGFQSIHQDGARNREQELSLIRELNLGEYILSEFKVTQNGEVVIATYSVSVEETIEGKRLSKKPAPRLSVFLKTESGWQWIAHANLKALEQ
- the budA gene encoding acetolactate decarboxylase, yielding MKKKRKTGHTESTIYLCSPVNALVEGIYEENVRLAEVLKHGDFGLGTFDDLDGEMVILDGNIYQIFSDGRVARVDKKAFTPFAAVTFYNPSRNGEITRELPYDEFMQWINALFVSPNLFYAVRIEGEFAHIRARSVPKQANYHPFVEVSHEQVVFDFRNIEGTLAGFYTPAFLSSLSVPGLHLHFLSSDFQHGGHVLECVPRKAHAGIQLIHKLELSLPMTKDYLSLDFHRNVDQDLNKIEK